CTAAGATTGCGATTTTTGGCTCAATCATCATTAATTGAAGAATTTCGTTACGTTTTTTCTCTCCACCAGAGAAACCTTCGTTTAAGTAACGTTGTGCCATTTCTGGATCCATTTCTAGGAATTCCATGTTTTTATCTAATGTACGGATAAATTTCATAAGAGAAATTTCATCGCCTTCTTCACGACGTGCGTTAATTGCAGAACGTAAGAAGTCAGCGTTTGTTACTCCGCTAATTTCACTTGGATATTGCATTGCTAGGAATAGACCTGCTTGCGCGCGCTCGTCTACTTCCATTTCTAATACATCTTCACCGTCGATGATGATGCTACCTTCTGTTACTTCATACTTTGGGTGACCCATAATTGCAGAAGATAAAGTTGATTTACCTGTTCCGTTAGGTCCCATAATTGCGTGGATTTCTCCACCTTTTACTTCAAGGTTTACACCTTTTAAAATTTCTTTGCCATCAATTGATACGTGTAAGTCTTTAACCGTTAATGTAGAACCAGCCATCTCAATACCTCCATTAATCCTATATATACATTTTAAAAATTCCTAAAACGTTCATATTCTCATTTTATTCTCATTCTAATTTTATATCAAATAAAATGATATCGCAAACGACGAAAAAAAGTAACAATTTTTTCACAAATGTATATAAGTATTTCATTTACATCTTTCTATGATACACCTTTCTTCTTATTTATATAAAGAAAAAAGAACTGGAAAATTACC
This Bacillus paramycoides DNA region includes the following protein-coding sequences:
- the sufC gene encoding Fe-S cluster assembly ATPase SufC → MAGSTLTVKDLHVSIDGKEILKGVNLEVKGGEIHAIMGPNGTGKSTLSSAIMGHPKYEVTEGSIIIDGEDVLEMEVDERAQAGLFLAMQYPSEISGVTNADFLRSAINARREEGDEISLMKFIRTLDKNMEFLEMDPEMAQRYLNEGFSGGEKKRNEILQLMMIEPKIAILDEIDSGLDIDALKVVSKGINEMRGEEFGCLMITHYQRLLNYITPDFVHVMMNGRIVKSGGPELAQRLEAEGYDWIKKELGIEDETTEQEA